Proteins from one Flammeovirgaceae bacterium genomic window:
- a CDS encoding VOC family protein, with protein sequence MKVKQIKETCMYVHDLVQALDFYHGLLGLPVISHVKGKHIFFRAGNSVLLCFNPESSKNKKSPPPHYAEGKYHFAFEVAREDYEHEKQSLLSKGIQITDEVVWKDGLRSCYFEDPAGNVLEIVPEGVWD encoded by the coding sequence GTGAAGGTCAAACAAATTAAAGAGACGTGCATGTATGTGCACGACCTCGTGCAGGCCCTGGATTTTTACCATGGCTTGTTGGGGCTGCCTGTCATTAGCCATGTGAAGGGAAAACATATTTTCTTCCGGGCGGGCAACTCGGTGCTCCTTTGCTTCAACCCGGAAAGCTCCAAAAACAAAAAAAGCCCGCCCCCGCATTATGCCGAGGGCAAATACCATTTTGCTTTTGAGGTGGCCCGGGAAGACTATGAACACGAAAAGCAATCGCTCCTGTCAAAAGGAATACAAATCACCGATGAAGTGGTGTGGAAGGATGGGTTGAGGTCGTGCTATTTTGAAGACCCAGCCGGCAACGTGCTAGAGATTGTCCCGGAGGGGGTTTGGGATTAG